The genomic region CCTAGCACTTGGCGCACCCTCGGTCTCCCCATCAGCGACCACTCGGCGGGTGACCCCCGTAAGTCTGGAGAATCGCAGCGCTGACAGTAGACGGTGGTACCATTGTTCCCTCGACGATGGACGCTGCCCAGGGTGCGCGCTCGGACTCGCGCACTGGCTACATTGACAACAACAACTcgcccaacctcgtcgTTCTGACGGGTCACCAGGGCACCAAGATTATCTTCTcggacaagaaggacaagaacGGTAACCTCGTTGCTACCGGTGTCCAGTTCGCTGCTGCCGACGGCGCCACCACCTACTCCGTCACCGCCAACAAGGAGGTGATCGTTTCGTGAGCTCCCACCAACCatccagctgacatcagcggCGGCACTATCCACTCGCCCAAGCTTCTCCAGCTCTCGGGTATCGGCCCCAAGGCTCACCTCGAGTCGCAGGGCGTCACTTctcttctcgacctccccGTCGGCTTCAACCTCCAGGACCACGTCTCCACCTCGGTGGTCTTCAACACTGTGTGAGTAATCTCTGCGGGATTGcagctgacgtcagtgAGGGCGTCGAGACCTGGGGAGAGCTTTCTACCAaccccgagctcgctgcCGCTGAGCTTGCCAAGTGGAACGCAGACCGTTCCGGCAAGTGGACCTATGTCAACGAGGCTACCGGCTACGTCTCGATGGCCGACATTGCTGGCGATGCCGCCAACTCTATTACCGACTCGATTGATGAGGCTAGCCTCATTGCCCAGCTCTCGGGCCGCCACAACATTCCCACCTCGGTTCAGAAGGGTATGGCTACCCAGTTCGCCCTCCAGAAGAAGTGGATGAAGACCAACATTGGCCAGATCGAAATCATTCTCCACATGTGGGGCCCGACCCCCAACTCGCTCGTCCTTCAGTGCGCTCTTCAGCACCCCTTCTCTCGCGGTACCGTCATGATCAACGGTACCAACCCCTTCAACATGCCCGTCATCAACCCCGACTACTTCTCTGCCTCGGCTGACGCCACGATGATGGAGCACGCCCACGGTTTCCTCCGCACCTTTGCCACCACCAAGCCCATGGGCGATGTCGTCACCATTGAGATCAGCCCCGGTGCCAACTTCACTGGCGCTGCTCTTCAGGAGTACTTCCGCACCGGCTCCGGTACCGAGTACCACCCGCTCGGCACATGTGCCATGCTTCCCCAGGCCGACGGTGGTGTCGTTGACACCAACCTCAAGATCTACGGTACTGCCAACGTCCGTGTTGTCGACTCGTCGGTTATCCCCATGCACATCTCGTCGCACACCATGGGCACCACTTATGGTGTTGCCGAGTTTGGTGCCGACATTatcaaggccgagaacaCCAAGGACTTCCTCAacccctcgtcgtcgagctcgggcaCGACCAAGCCCACCGGCGCCACCACTGACTCGTCCAAGCCCACTGGCGCGGCTCCCGCCTCGACCGGCGAGTCGGCCGGCATGTCGACGGGCGCCAAGAtcggcgtcggtgtcgGTGTCGGTATCGGCGgtgccgccctcctcggtgCTATTGTGAGTTTGCTGCTTACCTCAGAATTGACGTCAGCTCTTCTTCATGTGCCACcgcaagaaggacaagggtGGTCCCGCTGCCACCGACAAGACGTGGTACGAGAACGGCCAGCAGAACAACCAGTGGTCCAACGGTCAGTAAAATCGACTCCTTTTTTTCCCAAATTTCCCAAATTTCCCAATGTTTTCATCCTTCCCAACCTGTATTTGCCACCGGGCGACCCGCTGTGAAAAAGGACTCTGTGCAAGGACACTCCCTGAGTTGTATGAGGAGTAGAATAGTGGCTGGGATGGATGTGTGAGTAGCTCTGTTCTAACAGCAGACCGTGGCGAGGCGTACCCCATGCACGCGGCAGGTGGCAACAGCTTCCACCAGCGTTCACTTAGCCACTCTGGTAGTGTCAGCACTATGGCTACCGCAGACTTGCCCGCCGCAAGGCGGTACGACGAAGGCGGCCGTTACTCGAACGATTCGCGGGGCGTCCTCTAAGCCTCTAGTCGTCGGCCCAGCTGTAAACTCACACACGCATTATCATATCATATCATATCTCTCGGGGAATGCTCCGCACACTCTCTTGTTCGTAGGCCTCTCAGCGCGGCCTTGATGGCCGGCCGAGGGCCACATAGACATTGTACATGCATCGGTTGCTCAGGCCAGTGGGACGCGGTCATTGTGGGCATGCCTGTGGGCTCGGACCGGGCTGGCACGAGCCTGTGCGTGTGTCGGTGTAGTGTATAGTCGTATTGTCATCCAAGCGGAGGATTTGTGTGTGCTCTGAGCCCATGCGCTCCGTCAGAAACAACAGGACACGAGCAGTCCAGGTGTCCGCATTCTGGCGGACGGCGACTTTACACGCAGGGGATCTCTGCCTGCACAGTTGCTTGAGTGAGTCGCTTGAGTGAGTCGCTTGAGTGTGCCGCTTGGGTTTATCTCAAGGAACCAAGAACCACCCACGGCTTAGCCACCCACGGCCAGGTCCCCCCGACACACGCTCCCCGGGGGTGGCTCACGCGCCATAGAGACGTGGATGCAATCCAGCACGGCGTCAAGCGGCGGCGTGTACCCGTCTGGAACGATGATCTGGTGTCAACTGGAAACGATTTCAGGAGCCTCCCTCCCGCCAAGCGAAGCTCATGTCTCGTTGCCCGGCCTACATCACGTGGAGTCAGCCTACTCCCATGCCCCCCCGTTCCCTGGAGAAAGACCATATCGGCGGTCTGTAATTCCCTaccgccttcctccctaGCTCACCTCTCGTGGCATGTCAGACGCCTCAAGCCAGCCAACGACACTGATCCACTCCCCAGGTCGCAGCGCCAGCGGAGAGCGGGGCGTGCGGGCACCGCCCTCAGGACCAATCGGCTTGGTGAGGGGGCTCTGCGTCGAGGTCCCTTGCTGCTGTGGTGTTTCCCACCAATCCGCGGACTGGAGGCTAGGATGGCGGCCGAGCAGAACCCtgtcgaggctgaggaagaggagcgggCGCGGTTGCGTTGCGTGCGACGTCGCGAGGACGTGGGTTGCCTTGTGGGActggtcgagggcgagaatcctggtgtcagctggggTCGTCGGCTCTAAGCCGGGTTGAGAGGCAGAGTTTGGCGTGGAAGAAGGATGTGAACTCACTGCACCACCATTCGCAGCTTGCGTCCGATGTGGGATGAGGCAACGTtgtggagggagaggcAGAGGGCTGCGGGGGTAAGATCTGTCGGTGGGACGAGGGGTGGTGCGCGAGAGAGCCTGGAAATAGCGGGTTCGGCATCAACCATTGTCAATACGGCGTGCAAgatgagaaggagaggagaggagagtgTCTGAGATTGTCGAGGGCACTTGATGGTGTGGTCAGTGTGGGTTGACTGTATTGTTGTTTCTCAAAGACGATGGAAGCCGCTGAGAGGACCACGTGGCAAATGGAGTCTCACAGCGAGGTTCATAACGGATGTAGGGGTTAATAACGGATGTAGGATACCCGCGGATACCTGTCTTTGGTTATTTCCAGCCCGAAGTCATTTGGATGATGAGATGATATTAGAATGAGCAATCCAGTATGTGTCACGCCATTACTATTACCGGCTGCCCCATCGCCCACTTCGTCTCTTCTCATTAGCAATCAAGCTTCTCTTCTTGACAACAAACTGCTGATACCGGATACCCGATAGGGAGCAGCGAACCCAGAAGCTGGAACGACAGATACGGCCCCCATCGGCCTCATCCGAACCTGACCGCTCGAGGGCTAGTTCATAACAAGCAccgtcttcctcgcccgACACCTTTCTCGTCAACAATAATGGCGAACGCGTGGGACCTCATCTCGTCCGCCTGCGGCGTTATATACTTTACCGCGTGGAGTGCGAGCTTCTACCCTcagctcatcctcaaccACAAGCGACGAAGGTGGGTTGCCTCCCTCTGCTTAGCTAGATAGTTGCCTTTgtagctgaccccagcgcGCTCGGTCTCGCACCGGACTTTGTCGTTGTTAACCCAATCGGGTTCCTCTGCCTCGCGATCTGGTCGTTCGGCGCCTACTTCTCCGCCACCGCTCGTCGGCAGTATGCCGAGAGGCACGACGGGCACACACCCCAAGTCTCCAAATCCGATCTGGCGTTCAGCGCGcatgccctcctcctctcaaCACTTACGCTCATCCAGAGCGCGTGGCTATTCTATCGTGCCCACCGCGCACGCAAGAATGTTGCAGAGGACAGCCTCCTCGTGGGCCGGATGGACCGAGCGCCAGTCGCACCACACCGCGTCACTAGAGTGGCATTGTTGGTAATGGGGCTTGCGTCGCTCTGGGTCGGCATGAGCACGTTGCTCGGCCGGACTGAGCTTCTCGACTTTCTCTATTTCGCGAGTAGCCTCAAGATCGCCATCACTGCAATCAAGTACACCCCccagctcatcctcaactCCAAGCTCAAGACCGTGCGCGGGTTCGCGATAACCACCATTCTTGCCGTGAGCTTTTTTTCTCgttgtcagctgacagcaggacCTCACTGGCGGGATCTTCTCCCTCGCTCAGCTCGTCATCTCGAGCGTGTTTATCGATGGGCAGGTGGCGGGCATCTGGGCCAACCCCGGTAAGCTTGGTCTCTCGATGTTGACGATCATGTTCGACATTGCGTTCATCGTGCAGCACTACGTGCTCTACCCGAACGCGGGGGACGAGAGCGATGAAGAGTACGAGGATGACGCGTAGACGTGTAATCGAGTGTAGACACACCACGGATCCGTGTTGTATATGTTTCGTTCCGTGCATACTTCTTACGCCCTTTCCGATGCCGTGGGGCACTGTTGGTAATCACATGATGGGGCAGAGCACTTTACTCGCACACAAACCCAAGACCCATGCATTGCTTCTATCTCCATTACCAGATCGCCTCTGGGCCACTACCAGAACCGCCCGCTCAACGCGTCGCCGAATCCCTGACAGGGGTCCTGCAGCTCGGCAAAGTTGGCGAGCAACGGCGTTACGCTCGTGTAGCCGTGGTAGAACGCCCACGCGTCAGTGCCCTCTGGCACAGCGTCAGGGGAGGGGTGGAGTAGGGGGTGGAAGTTGGGTGCGAAGCGGAAGCGCAGCGGTCCATCCGTGTCCTTGAcgctctcggcgtcgtcggcctgctgcaccttgtcggcggcgctccAGTTGGTCTCCTCCTGTGGCGGCTTTTGCGTCGGCACAAACAGCTGCCCGTACGTGTTACGCCACATGGTTGTGAAGCACACCTTACGGTTTTCGCGCTCAATGGCCTCCGTGACCAGCGGCACGTTGACGCTGTATACCTGTACTGGCTTCCTCTTCGACTCGTCTTCCCAGCCCCAGTCGTCAAAGAGGCGCTTGCACACGCCTACCGCCACCTCATGGGCGAGTTCTagcgcgcgaggaggcaCAGGTCGCTCTACCACGCCGTAACTGAGAGCAATGGAGGGCATAAATGTGCGCGACTTGCCATCTGGTCCTGTAATGGGAACGGCAAGCGCGCCAGCCATTGCCGCCCCGATTGTGCCAGAGCTCAGCGCgaacgccgccgacgagttGCGTCCGTCTGCGGTAAGCTCAAGTACTGGGGGGTCTTTGCTCACGATTGGGTCCCGATATTAACATGTCCACCTCGCCGGGATACAGGTTGTGCAGCCCAATGTTGCTGCACGTTGCTGGTGTCTGGCGTGAGCACGTAAACAAGGGCCCCTGCTCACCccgttgaggaggacccATTCCAtcgtctcgccctcttTCAATGgccggcgcgtcgtcgtgaTCTCTCCCTGCCGTCCATCGGGTTCTGGGGTCAGTGGCGCCCCATGATTAACGTGCCGAGTGGGTAGAAGAAGCTCGCGGCGATGATCTGGTTGATGGCAAAGCCCTTCCCGACCCTGATGTTAGCCCTGTCAAGCGGCCAACCCACCAAGACCGTTGACCATCGGGAATCACCACGCGCACCTCCCAGCCTAGATCCTTGATGAGCTGCTTTGCGAACTGGAATATGTTGGGCGAATGGTCCGAAGGTGGTCCGTCGTCGTTCTGGGTGAGCTACCTCTTGGATTGATCGGCTCACAGTAAGAAGAACGACTGGACGCTTGCCGAGCGTGGGGACTGGTGCCATTGTGCAAGGAGTAACGAGTGGAGTGGCGATGATGTGAGAagagggatgagggggtAGTGAGAGTAGTGATGGGAGGCGGTTGGAGTACGATGGTCCAGGCCCAGAACGCCGGACGCCGGAGTATGATTCAAGCCGGTCAGGACCGATGATGGCGACACCACTTGAATAATCCCTGACTTATCCGTGCTGGTCCTGATCAGTTCAttcaagtggaggttgaaATAAGCCATAAAAACCTTGTCATTTAGATATGAAACCAAATTCCATATCTGCCACAGTGTTTAAATGCCGAATTACCGACTTGATCTTGACGCTCAGCGTTGACTGCCTCGAAGTTGCCACTCAGACGACATCGAAATCCCTAAACACCCCATCATAACCCCCACCCACATCCACTCGGTGCTCGCCATGTCAGCCCCTCCAGGATTCGGCGGGCCGTCGGGCGGACAGCCGAACGGCGACTCGGGCATGGAGGGCGACTTCTTCGGCACCCTCACAcaggccgagatcgagaagaaggccagGAAATGGCGCCAGAGCCAGAAGCGTCGGTTC from Cutaneotrichosporon cavernicola HIS019 DNA, chromosome: 2 harbors:
- a CDS encoding uncharacterized protein (Belongs to the GMC oxidoreductase family) is translated as MLALPTALAIAALAAPAAADMASGYNVHNPHRRLVQRAVTTDAASVAKQTFDFVVIGGGIGGLVAGARLAEWSNQTVLILEAGGDGSDVVQAQTIPGYTYHHGVAFGSPYGWNYTTNVQAEAGNAVKAYPLGRGLGGSGAVNGMFWGKASAVEYNSWSETLFPDGKYKWNWDNMDAAIKKATTLQQPAQEQKDQFQIPVDPSAHGSSGPLQIGWSKYMYPILANWIPTWRTLGLPISDHSAGDPHGGTIVPSTMDAAQGARSDSRTGYIDNNNSPNLVVLTGHQGTKIIFSDKKDKNGNLVATGVQFAAADGATTYSVTANKEVIVSGGTIHSPKLLQLSGIGPKAHLESQGVTSLLDLPVGFNLQDHVSTSVVFNTVEGVETWGELSTNPELAAAELAKWNADRSGKWTYVNEATGYVSMADIAGDAANSITDSIDEASLIAQLSGRHNIPTSVQKGMATQFALQKKWMKTNIGQIEIILHMWGPTPNSLVLQCALQHPFSRGTVMINGTNPFNMPVINPDYFSASADATMMEHAHGFLRTFATTKPMGDVVTIEISPGANFTGAALQEYFRTGSGTEYHPLGTCAMLPQADGGVVDTNLKIYGTANVRVVDSSVIPMHISSHTMGTTYGVAEFGADIIKAENTKDFLNPSSSSSGTTKPTGATTDSSKPTGAAPASTGESAGMSTGAKIGVGVGVGIGGAALLGAILFFMCHRKKDKGGPAATDKTWYENGQQNNQWSNDRGEAYPMHAAGGNSFHQRSLSHSGSVSTMATADLPAARRYDEGGRYSNDSRGVL
- a CDS encoding uncharacterized protein (Cytoplasm protein); its protein translation is MEWVLLNGTPATCSNIGLHNLYPGEVDMLISGPNHGRNSSAAFALSSGTIGAAMAGALAVPITGPDGKSRTFMPSIALSYGVVERPVPPRALELAHEVAVGVCKRLFDDWGWEDESKRKPVQVYSVNVPLVTEAIERENRKVCFTTMWRNTYGQLFVPTQKPPQEETNWSAADKVQQADDAESVKDTDGPLRFRFAPNFHPLLHPSPDAVPEGTDAWAFYHGYTSVTPLLANFAELQDPCQGFGDALSGRFW
- a CDS encoding uncharacterized protein (PQ loop repeat); this translates as MANAWDLISSACGVIYFTAWSASFYPQLILNHKRRSALGLAPDFVVVNPIGFLCLAIWSFGAYFSATARRQYAERHDGHTPQVSKSDLAFSAHALLLSTLTLIQSAWLFYRAHRARKNVAEDSLLVGRMDRAPVAPHRVTRVALLVMGLASLWVGMSTLLGRTELLDFLYFASSLKIAITAIKYTPQLILNSKLKTVRGFAITTILADLTGGIFSLAQLVISSVFIDGQVAGIWANPGKLGLSMLTIMFDIAFIVQHYVLYPNAGDESDEEYEDDA
- a CDS encoding uncharacterized protein (Cytoplasm protein) yields the protein MAPVPTLGKRPVVLLTNDDGPPSDHSPNIFQFAKQLIKDLGWEVRVVIPDGQRSWVGKGFAINQIIAASFFYPLGTLIMGRH